One part of the Synergistota bacterium genome encodes these proteins:
- a CDS encoding ATP-binding protein yields the protein MRFWDRKGEIRFLKAYLRSLPNSILFIYGPKSSGKSTLMKEVLKRLTGSRNILYYDFRGKLLRAYRTFSDLLFSVSSFSKEGIEGFPRIDEGLKKDLSEGKVNPFELLEEMLRKFGGKNVIVIDEVQKLKSLYLYDSVEDGRVLEELLNFFVRITKVEHLSHVILMTSDTFFIEELCSKSFLANCVEYFFVDFFSDEIAKDILLYEKLSETESSYVVSWCGGVPWFLERVLAKKKILGVRESVKVLYNAVRGEVLDKLGRLWSGREDLAKKDGEVLVRIVMGSKVDMLLRDRESVERLASSEIVFYDPITGGVRPQTRLHERAIKEVLGL from the coding sequence TTGAGGTTCTGGGATAGGAAAGGTGAGATAAGGTTTCTTAAGGCCTATCTCAGAAGTCTTCCTAATTCTATTTTATTTATATATGGTCCTAAATCCTCTGGTAAAAGTACCCTTATGAAGGAGGTTTTGAAAAGGTTAACCGGAAGTAGAAATATTCTTTATTATGACTTTAGGGGTAAGTTACTAAGGGCTTATCGTACTTTTTCCGATTTACTTTTTAGCGTAAGTTCCTTTAGTAAGGAAGGTATAGAGGGGTTTCCTAGAATAGATGAAGGCTTGAAAAAGGATTTGAGCGAAGGCAAGGTAAATCCGTTTGAGCTTTTAGAGGAGATGCTGAGGAAGTTTGGAGGAAAAAACGTTATTGTAATAGACGAGGTACAAAAGTTAAAAAGCTTATATTTATATGATTCTGTTGAGGATGGCAGGGTATTAGAAGAGCTTCTTAATTTTTTTGTTAGGATAACTAAGGTTGAGCATCTTTCTCACGTTATACTCATGACCTCAGATACCTTCTTTATAGAAGAATTATGTTCCAAGTCTTTTCTCGCTAATTGTGTTGAGTATTTTTTTGTGGATTTCTTCTCAGATGAAATCGCTAAAGATATCCTTCTTTATGAGAAATTAAGCGAAACAGAATCTTCTTATGTAGTTTCTTGGTGTGGTGGTGTCCCCTGGTTTTTAGAAAGGGTGCTTGCTAAGAAGAAGATTCTTGGAGTTAGAGAGTCTGTTAAAGTCTTGTACAATGCAGTTAGGGGAGAAGTTTTGGATAAACTTGGTAGATTGTGGAGCGGAAGGGAGGATCTCGCTAAGAAGGACGGGGAGGTTCTTGTTAGGATAGTTATGGGAAGTAAGGTTGATATGCTTCTTAGAGATAGAGAGAGTGTTGAAAGGCTTGCATCTTCTGAGATAGTCTTTTATGACCCAATTACTGGGGGCGTACGCCCCCAAACTCGTCTTCATGAAAGGGCTATAAAGGAGGTTTTAGGGCTATAA